The region GACTCCAAGTCCGCCGCCGGAGCCCGCTCGCTCGCCCTCACCGACCTCACCACCGTCGAGTGGCACCCCGCGGTCGGCCTGGAGAACGGCTACCTGCGCTTCACCGTCCGCGGCGCGGAGACCAAGGCCCCACCGAAGTACGACCCCAACTCCGTCGAACTGTGGGGCTTCAAGAAGGACCCGCTGATGGCCCTGGTCGCGGCGGCGGTACAGGCCCGGCTCCCGCATCCCACGGCCTCCCCGGAAGCCGCGCAGGCGACGGAGCAGCCGACCGCGATCGCCCCGGAGGACGACCACGACGCCCTGCTCCGCCGCCTGCGCGAACTGGGCGACCTCCACAAGTCCGGCGTCCTGACGGACGAGGAGTTCGCCCTGGCCAAGCAAGCGGTCCTCAAGCGCATGTAGAAACGCTGCTTGAGGACCGCCCAGGTCGTCACACCTCGCCTTCCAGGCGTACGACCACGTGCCTTTAGGGGCGCGGGGCTGTGACATGTGCGGCTCCGCCGCGTGGGCGCGACCAGCCCCCACTCACCCGCACCTAACGAGCTCGACGGGCCACCGTGAAGTGGTCGACCTCCGCACCCGTCTCGGCAATGCCCCGCACCGTCAACGTGGCCAGCCGCCCCTTGTGCGCGGGCGTGACATCCACCCGAAGGAACGAGTAGTTGAGGTAGCGCACCCGGGACCAGGCGACCGTCTCGTTCTGCTTGCCGTCCTTGAGGTTGATGAAGGAGGCGACGGAGTCGACCTCGTTCTCGTGACCCTCGTACGACTCCGGGGCGGTGAACGCGTACAGGCTGCGCCCCGCCGCGCCCGCCGTCACGTACACGACACCGTCGGTCTCCGGGTACGCCGTGCCGCCGATCGGCAGCTTCTTGGTGACCGCGTTGCCCTTGATGACGTCCGTGCGCTCGTACTGGTGGTTGTGGCCGTTGATGACCAGGTCCACCGTGTACTTCTCGAACAGCGGCACCCACTCCTGTCGCACGCCCCCCTCCGAGGCGTGCGCCGTGGAGGTGCAGTACGCGCAGTGGTGGAAGAAGATCACGATGAAGTCGACGTCCTTGGACGCCCGGAACTTCTTGAGCTGGCCCTCGAGCCACTTCGTCTGCGTTCCTCCGGAGATGCCCAGGTTCGCCGGGATCTCAAAGGAGATGTCGTTGGCGTCCAGCGAGATGATCGCCGTGTTGCCGTAGACGAAGGAGTAGACGCCGGGCAGGTTCTTCTTGTCGGGCCCGTTGTCCGGAAGCGTCCAGCGGGCCTCTTCGCCGCCGTAGCCGTTGGGTGAGTACCAGGCCTCCATGTCGTGGTTGCCGTACGCGGGCATCCACGGGACCTGCTTGGCGACCGTCTCGGTCTGGGCGAGGAACTGGTCCCAGATGCGCGAGTCGAAGCCGGTGTCCTCCTTCTTGCCCGCGCCGGCCGGGTCCGCGTACGCGATGTCACCGGCGTGCAGGTGGAAGGACGGGTTCTGGCCGAGCAGCAGGGCGTCGTTGGCGAGGCCGTGGTAACCGACACCCTCGTCGCCGAAGGCCGTGAAGGTGAACGGCTCGGCGTGCGAGGGCGCGGTGGTGAAGGTGCCGAGCGTGCCCAGCAGGTGGGGCGCGCAGGGGTCGAAGCCCGCGTGGCCGACGCCGTAGTAGTACGTCTTGCCGGGGCGCAGGTGGGTGAGCTTGGCGTGCAGGTAGTACTGCGTGTGGTCGCCGCTCGCGCCGACGCCCGCCGGGGTGTAGAGGGTGCGGACCTCGGCCTCGATCTTGCGGGAGAGGTCCCAGGGGTGGGCGCCGATGCGGATGAACGGCTTCTTCACCGCGGCCGGAACCTGCCAGGAGACCGTGATCTCCGTACGGGGGTCATTGCCGAAGGCGAGGTGACGGCCGAAGGGGGCGACGAGGGCGCCGTCGACCTTCTCGGTCGAGGAGGAGGTGGCCTGCGTCGGGGAAGCGGCCTGTGCGACGGCGCCGGGCACGAAGGCGCCTCCCGCGACGGCGCCGAGGGTCACGGCCCCGCCTCTGATCATGTTGCGCCGGGAGAACTTGGCGCGGAGATACTCGTGCTGCTCTGCCATGGTCATGCGCTCGGCGAGCTTCTCCGGTACGCCCATGCGTGGAGTGTCCATGGCCACAGAAGTTGCTCCCGGCAATCGACGCGGCACAAGACGCAGGATGGACAGCTTGCTAACAGCCCCCCATAAGACCTTCAACAGCCACTTGCCCGATATCGGGCAGGATTCTTGCGAATCGGCTCCTGGTACCTCAGGATCAACGGGTGCACGACGAACTTGTTGATCACCTGACGCGCTCCACCCCCCTGAACCGGGGCGAGGCACTGCGGGTGGTCCAGGACGTGCTCGCCTACTTCGACGAGACGACCGAGGACTACGTCCGTCGCCGCCACCGCGAGCTCCAGGCCCAGGGCCTGGTCAACGCGACGATCTTCGAACGGATCGAGGCGGACCTGAAGTACCGCGCGGTCGCACCGCCGGAGCTCACGCTCAGGCAGCTGCGCCGCATTGTCTACGGCTGAGGAATACATATATATGTGCGGAATCGTCGGATACATCGGCAGGCGTGACGTGGCACCGCTGCTGCTCGAAGGCCTCCAGCGCCTGGAGTACCGGGGCTACGACTCGGCGGGCATCGTCGTCACGACGCCGAAGTCGACCGGTCTGAAGATGGTCAAGTCCAAGGGCCGGGTCCGTGACCTGGAGGCCAAGGTCCCCGCACGCTTCAAGGGCACCACCGGCATCGCCCACACCCGCTGGGCCACGCACGGCGCCCCCTCCGACGTGAACGCGCACCCCCACATGTCCGCCGACAACAAGGTCGCGGTCGTCCACAACGGCATCATCGACAACGCCTCCGACCTGCGCAAGAAGCTCGAGGCGGACGGTGTCGAGTTCCTCTCGGAGACCGACACCGAGGTCCTCACCCACCTGATCGCCCGCTCCCAGGCCGAGAAGCTCGAGGACAAGGTCCGCGACGCACTCCGGGTGATCGAGGGCACGTACGGCATCGCGGTTCTGCACGCCGACTTCCCCGACCGCATCGTGGTGGCCCGCAACGGTTCCCCGGTCGTCCTCGGCATCGGCGAGAAGGAGATGTTCGTCGCCTCGGACATCGCCGCCCTGGTCACCCACACCCGCCAGATAGTGACCCTGGACGACGGCGAGATGGCCACCCTCAAGGCCGACGACTTCCGCACGTACACCACCGAGGGCACCCGTACGACGGCCGAGCCGACCACCGTGGAGTGGGAGGCGGCCTCGTACGACATGGGCGGCCACGACACGTACATGCACAAGGAGATCCACGAGCAGGCCGAGGCCGTGGACCGGGTGCTGCGCGGCCGCATCGACGACCGGTTCTCCACCGTGCACCTCGGTGGCCTGAACCTGGACGCCCGTGAGGCGCGCCAGATCCGCCGCGTGAAGATCCTCGGCTGCGGCACCTCGTACCACGCGGGCATGATCGGCGCCCAGATGATCGAGGAGCTCGCCCGCATCCCCGCGGACGCCGAGCCGGCCTCCGAGTTCCGTTACCGCAACGCGGTCGTCGACCCCGACACCCTGTACGTGGCCGTGTCCCAGTCCGGTGAGACGTACGACGTACTGGCCGCCGTGCAGGAGTTGAAGCGCAAGGGCGCGCGGGTGCTCGGTGTGGTCAACGTCGTCGGCTCGGCGATCGCCCGCGAGGCGGACGGCGGCATGTACGTCCACGCGGGCCCCGAGGTCTGCGTCGTCTCGACGAAGTGCTTCACCAACACGACCGTCGCCTTCGCGCTGCTCGCCCTGCACCTCGGCCGTACCCGCGACCTGTCGGTCCGCGACGGCAAGCGGATCATCGAGGGCCTGCGCCGGCTGCCCGCGCAGATCTCCGAGATCCTGGAGCAGGAGGACAAGATCAAGAAGCTGGCCGAGGAGTACGCCGAGGCCCGCTCGATGCTCTTCATCGGTCGCGTCCGGGGCTACCCGGTGGCCCGTGAGGCCTCCCTGAAGCTCAAGGAGGTCTCGTACATCCACGCCGAGGCCTACCCGGCCTCCGAGCTCAAGCACGGCCCGCTGGCGCTCATCGAGCCCGCGCTGCCCACGGTCGCGATCGTCCCCGACGACGACCTCCTGGAGAAGAACCGCGCCGCCCTGGAGGAGATCAAGGCCCGCAGCGGCCGGATCCTCGCGGTGGCGCACCAGGAGCAGGAGAAGGCCGACCAGACGATCGTCGTCCCGAAGAACGAGGACGAGCTGGACCCGATCCTCATGGGCATCCCGCTCCAACTCCTCGCCTACCACACGGCGTTGGCCCTGGGCCGCGACATCGACAAGCCCCGCAACCTCGCCAAGTCGGTGACGGTGGAGTAGAGCGCCCCGTAAGGGGCGCGGGGAACTGCGCGAGCAACCCCCACCACCCGCAGCCAAACACCCAAGAGAACGGGTCCCTGTGCCACGCCACCAGCGCACAGGGACCCGTTCCTTCAGGGGGCCGGGGCCGCCCATGCCCCGGCCCGCGCCGACATCAGCCGGTGGCCGTCACCCCCCGGCCGGCGGCGCGTCCGGGCAGTGCGGTGGGCCAGTGAGCCATGGCCGCCGTGGCCCCGTACCAGGCGAGCGCGCCACCCGCGACGGCGAACCAGCCGCCGACCTTCCCCAGACCTCCGCTGTCGCCGAACTGCCCGACGGCCAGCAGGAGAAGGGCGACGAAGAGCAGCGCGTACGTTCCTCGGGTGAGAAGGGGCGCGCCGCTCGCGCCGGCGGTCAGACTGAGCGCGACGAGCGCGAACAGGAGCAGGAAGAGACCGGTCGCGTTGGCGGACATCTGCGTGCCGGCCGTGACGCCCCAGGTGAACCAGAACGCGCCGAGCGCCGTGAAGGCCGTACCGGTGAAGGCGTCATGGTCGCGGAAGGCGAACAGCCCGGCTACGAAGAGCGCGATGCCACCGACATAGGTGGCGAGGGAGACGGAGTCGGCCGCGGTCACGCCGTCGATCACTTGGGTGTTACCGAGGCCGAAGAGCAACAGGGTGAGGCCGAGCGCGAGGTGGCCGAGAGTCGAGGTGATGCTTCCCGCGGAGACGTCTTTGTCCACGGCGGGCTCCCTTCATGCATGTGCAGTTGTGCTGCGTGGTACCGGCCGTGCGGTTGGTCCGGTGGCCGGTATGTACCCTTCACAAGGGCACAAACCACCTCTACGCGCGAGTAGATTCATGCCGTTTCAGGCACCCGTCAAAGGGAGTTGACGGCGGGTCAGGGGAGTGTCGGAGGATGCGTCAGGGGATGACGATCACCGGGCGCTGCGCACGCTTCGCGAGCCGTCCGGCCACCGAGCCGAAGATGCGCCCGACGATGCCGTGCGTGGAGCCGACGACGATCGCGTCCGCCTCGTACTCCCGCCCGACCTCTTCGAGTTCGTGACAGATGTCACCGCCGCGCTCGACGAGGATCCAGGGCACCTCGGCCAGATACTCGGCGCACGCGAGTTCGAGGCCGAGCACCTCGGTGCGATGGTCG is a window of Streptomyces sp. NBC_00271 DNA encoding:
- a CDS encoding purple acid phosphatase family protein; translated protein: MGVPEKLAERMTMAEQHEYLRAKFSRRNMIRGGAVTLGAVAGGAFVPGAVAQAASPTQATSSSTEKVDGALVAPFGRHLAFGNDPRTEITVSWQVPAAVKKPFIRIGAHPWDLSRKIEAEVRTLYTPAGVGASGDHTQYYLHAKLTHLRPGKTYYYGVGHAGFDPCAPHLLGTLGTFTTAPSHAEPFTFTAFGDEGVGYHGLANDALLLGQNPSFHLHAGDIAYADPAGAGKKEDTGFDSRIWDQFLAQTETVAKQVPWMPAYGNHDMEAWYSPNGYGGEEARWTLPDNGPDKKNLPGVYSFVYGNTAIISLDANDISFEIPANLGISGGTQTKWLEGQLKKFRASKDVDFIVIFFHHCAYCTSTAHASEGGVRQEWVPLFEKYTVDLVINGHNHQYERTDVIKGNAVTKKLPIGGTAYPETDGVVYVTAGAAGRSLYAFTAPESYEGHENEVDSVASFINLKDGKQNETVAWSRVRYLNYSFLRVDVTPAHKGRLATLTVRGIAETGAEVDHFTVARRAR
- a CDS encoding acetate uptake transporter codes for the protein MDKDVSAGSITSTLGHLALGLTLLLFGLGNTQVIDGVTAADSVSLATYVGGIALFVAGLFAFRDHDAFTGTAFTALGAFWFTWGVTAGTQMSANATGLFLLLFALVALSLTAGASGAPLLTRGTYALLFVALLLLAVGQFGDSGGLGKVGGWFAVAGGALAWYGATAAMAHWPTALPGRAAGRGVTATG
- the glmS gene encoding glutamine--fructose-6-phosphate transaminase (isomerizing), whose protein sequence is MCGIVGYIGRRDVAPLLLEGLQRLEYRGYDSAGIVVTTPKSTGLKMVKSKGRVRDLEAKVPARFKGTTGIAHTRWATHGAPSDVNAHPHMSADNKVAVVHNGIIDNASDLRKKLEADGVEFLSETDTEVLTHLIARSQAEKLEDKVRDALRVIEGTYGIAVLHADFPDRIVVARNGSPVVLGIGEKEMFVASDIAALVTHTRQIVTLDDGEMATLKADDFRTYTTEGTRTTAEPTTVEWEAASYDMGGHDTYMHKEIHEQAEAVDRVLRGRIDDRFSTVHLGGLNLDAREARQIRRVKILGCGTSYHAGMIGAQMIEELARIPADAEPASEFRYRNAVVDPDTLYVAVSQSGETYDVLAAVQELKRKGARVLGVVNVVGSAIAREADGGMYVHAGPEVCVVSTKCFTNTTVAFALLALHLGRTRDLSVRDGKRIIEGLRRLPAQISEILEQEDKIKKLAEEYAEARSMLFIGRVRGYPVAREASLKLKEVSYIHAEAYPASELKHGPLALIEPALPTVAIVPDDDLLEKNRAALEEIKARSGRILAVAHQEQEKADQTIVVPKNEDELDPILMGIPLQLLAYHTALALGRDIDKPRNLAKSVTVE